A window of the Pseudomonas gozinkensis genome harbors these coding sequences:
- a CDS encoding extracellular solute-binding protein has product MKTKSMRLAISGLALSCFTAFSAHAAEPKVLFFYNWTDYYPVELLAKFEKETGIKVTMDGYDSNETLLAKLQAGGAAYDVIVPSQSIMQTLIKQDLLLEIDAPTLNNFQYVKGPFRDPSFDPGRKFSAPYLWGTTGFSYDSARVPGGKLDDSWKEFFEPRKELQGQLAALDTSSSVINAASHYLNVDECTENPQDAKRILELLQKQKPFLKMYSSDNTVDRMASGEVIMMQNWNGSTARATLQKSTIKYVYPKEGLAMFQDNFAVPKSAPHPGNAKIFIDWMMKPENAAAVSNAIAYANGIQSDQLLDAKWKVMDAINMPEEYASRLRPEKECSNKARELQDRIWSKLKG; this is encoded by the coding sequence ATGAAAACCAAAAGCATGCGTTTGGCTATTTCCGGTCTGGCCCTGAGTTGTTTCACCGCGTTCAGCGCCCACGCCGCCGAGCCCAAGGTATTGTTCTTCTACAACTGGACCGATTACTACCCGGTGGAGCTGCTGGCCAAGTTCGAAAAGGAGACCGGAATCAAGGTCACCATGGACGGCTACGACAGCAACGAAACCCTGCTCGCCAAGTTGCAGGCCGGCGGCGCGGCGTATGACGTGATCGTGCCGTCGCAGTCGATCATGCAGACGCTGATCAAGCAGGACCTGCTGTTGGAAATCGATGCCCCGACCCTGAATAACTTCCAGTACGTCAAAGGCCCCTTCCGCGACCCGAGCTTCGACCCGGGCCGCAAGTTCTCGGCGCCGTACCTGTGGGGCACCACCGGGTTTTCCTATGACAGCGCCCGGGTGCCGGGCGGCAAGCTCGACGATTCGTGGAAAGAGTTCTTCGAACCGCGCAAGGAGCTGCAAGGCCAGCTCGCCGCCCTCGACACCTCCAGCAGCGTGATCAACGCCGCCAGCCATTACCTGAACGTCGACGAATGCACGGAAAACCCGCAGGACGCCAAGCGCATCCTCGAGCTGCTGCAAAAGCAGAAACCGTTTTTGAAGATGTACAGCTCCGACAACACCGTCGACCGCATGGCCTCGGGCGAAGTGATCATGATGCAGAACTGGAACGGCTCTACAGCGCGAGCCACCTTGCAGAAGAGCACGATCAAATACGTGTACCCGAAAGAAGGCCTGGCGATGTTCCAGGACAACTTCGCCGTACCGAAAAGCGCGCCGCATCCGGGCAACGCAAAGATCTTCATCGACTGGATGATGAAACCGGAAAACGCCGCTGCCGTGTCCAACGCGATCGCCTATGCCAACGGCATTCAGAGCGATCAGTTGCTGGATGCGAAATGGAAGGTCATGGACGCGATCAACATGCCCGAGGAATACGCCTCGCGCCTGCGTCCGGAGAAGGAATGCAGCAACAAGGCGCGGGAGCTGCAGGATCGGATTTGGTCGAAGCTTAAGGGCTGA
- a CDS encoding ABC transporter ATP-binding protein, whose amino-acid sequence MGQPIAIEVRNVSKRYSDDPGLAPALDNVSVHIADNEFFTLLGPSGCGKTTLLRTIAGFEHVSDGEIRLAGETVNHLPPFKRRVNTVFQSYALFPHMSVAQNIAFGLEMQGLDRKTIPGRVDEMLALVQMEHLAGRKPAELSGGQQQRVALARALAPKPKVLLLDEPLSALDLKLRKEMQVELKRVQQEAGITFIFVTHDQEEALTLSDRIAVMSAGKVLQIGTPTDIYERPQHRFVAQFIGDINFLPGQLKRGEHNENIFVPNGMPVEIPCPPQGVQGSSVQLAFRPERSQLVAADQPHHLRGVIEAVLYVGTATLYQCRLNNDIKVMLRENNEGLNRGRAVGERVAVHLPPQACLLMEA is encoded by the coding sequence ATGGGTCAACCAATAGCCATTGAAGTGCGTAACGTATCCAAGCGGTATTCTGATGATCCTGGCCTGGCACCAGCCCTCGACAACGTGTCGGTGCACATCGCCGACAACGAATTCTTCACCCTCCTCGGCCCCTCGGGCTGCGGCAAGACCACCCTGCTGCGCACCATCGCCGGTTTTGAACACGTCAGCGACGGCGAGATCCGTCTGGCGGGCGAAACGGTCAATCACCTGCCGCCGTTCAAGCGTCGGGTCAACACAGTGTTCCAGAGTTACGCGCTGTTTCCGCACATGAGTGTCGCGCAGAATATCGCCTTCGGCCTCGAGATGCAGGGTCTTGATCGCAAGACGATTCCCGGACGGGTCGATGAAATGCTCGCGCTGGTGCAGATGGAGCATCTGGCCGGGCGCAAACCGGCGGAATTATCCGGTGGCCAGCAACAGCGTGTCGCTCTGGCCCGGGCCCTGGCGCCGAAGCCGAAAGTGCTGTTGCTCGACGAACCGCTGTCGGCGCTGGACCTGAAGCTGCGCAAGGAAATGCAGGTCGAACTCAAGCGTGTGCAGCAGGAAGCCGGGATCACTTTCATCTTCGTCACCCACGATCAGGAAGAAGCCCTGACCCTGTCCGACCGGATTGCGGTGATGTCCGCCGGCAAGGTCCTGCAGATCGGCACCCCGACCGACATCTATGAACGTCCGCAGCACCGGTTCGTCGCCCAGTTCATCGGCGACATCAACTTCCTCCCCGGCCAGCTCAAGCGCGGCGAGCACAACGAAAACATCTTCGTGCCCAACGGCATGCCGGTGGAAATCCCCTGCCCGCCACAGGGCGTCCAGGGCAGCAGCGTGCAGCTGGCGTTTCGTCCCGAGCGTTCGCAACTGGTCGCGGCGGACCAGCCGCATCATCTGCGCGGGGTGATCGAAGCGGTGCTGTACGTCGGCACCGCGACCCTGTACCAGTGCCGCTTGAACAACGACATCAAAGTCATGCTGCGCGAGAACAACGAAGGCCTGAATCGTGGTCGTGCGGTCGGCGAACGCGTGGCGGTGCACCTGCCGCCCCAGGCCTGCCTGTTGATGGAGGCCTGA
- a CDS encoding hybrid sensor histidine kinase/response regulator produces the protein MQFLTDSHGCDGWQGEMAGRIRAFDWSGTDLGPLETWPASLCSTVQLMLASPLPMVMLWGHSGYMIYNDAYSRFAGGRHPYLLGSPVELGWPEVAEFNRHVVDTCLAGGTLEYRNKVLVLLRDGVPEDVWLDLYYSPVANDAGVPAGVMAMVVETTELVLSERLRQAAEDAYRADNERVRLALNAGALLGSFVWDVRNNVLSADERFARTFSFPPDQDLTNLPQHIAEAHIHPDDRSWVQECVENSVRTGEPYNAEYRVIRADGSFLWVLASGGCEFDEQGQPFRFPGVLIDIHERKAAEESLLKFTRNLEQRVADEVEARLSAEEQLRQSQKLEAIGGLTGGVAHDFNNLLQVIAGNLHLLARHEPNNANVQRRVNASLAAVERGAKLSSQLLAFARRQPLSPAVCNPRQIFEGVGELLQRALGETIQIDVQLPQEPWHINVDRNQLENAILNLAINARDAMKGEGTIVLGASNLSLDRAFCSGKGIVPGDFVRVSVSDSGVGIAPHMLEQVFEPFFTTKADGQGTGLGLSMVFGFVKQSGGHVEIDSQVGEGTRVQLYFPRSLRAVGQAAPSVEKPLTGGHETILVVEDNEAVRTSAVELLREEGYRVLIAGNGDAAMQMLMEGARVDLIFTDVVMPGLIKSSDLAAWAKVQIPPVAVLFTSGHTRDIISRNHQLSPDTHLLGKPYGPEALLQMIRSVLSA, from the coding sequence ATGCAGTTTTTAACCGATAGCCATGGGTGTGATGGCTGGCAAGGCGAGATGGCCGGGCGAATCCGTGCGTTCGACTGGAGCGGTACGGATCTGGGCCCCCTCGAAACCTGGCCGGCCAGCCTGTGCAGCACGGTCCAACTGATGCTGGCCTCGCCGTTGCCGATGGTCATGCTCTGGGGGCACTCCGGTTACATGATCTACAACGACGCCTATTCACGGTTCGCTGGCGGGCGGCATCCGTACCTGCTCGGCTCACCGGTGGAGCTGGGCTGGCCGGAGGTCGCCGAGTTCAACCGGCATGTGGTGGACACCTGTCTGGCGGGTGGCACTCTGGAATATCGCAACAAGGTGCTGGTGCTGTTGCGCGATGGCGTGCCCGAGGACGTCTGGCTCGATTTGTATTACAGCCCGGTGGCCAACGATGCCGGGGTGCCCGCGGGCGTGATGGCGATGGTGGTGGAAACCACCGAACTGGTGCTGTCCGAACGCCTGCGTCAGGCCGCCGAAGACGCCTACCGCGCCGACAACGAGCGGGTGCGCCTGGCGCTGAATGCCGGGGCGTTGCTCGGGTCTTTCGTGTGGGATGTAAGAAACAACGTGCTGTCCGCCGACGAGCGATTCGCCCGCACGTTTTCCTTTCCGCCGGATCAGGACCTGACCAACCTGCCGCAGCACATTGCCGAGGCGCACATTCATCCCGATGACCGCAGCTGGGTGCAGGAATGTGTCGAGAACTCGGTCCGTACCGGCGAGCCGTACAACGCCGAATACCGCGTGATCCGCGCCGATGGCAGCTTCCTGTGGGTGCTGGCCAGCGGTGGCTGCGAGTTCGACGAGCAGGGCCAGCCGTTCCGTTTCCCCGGCGTGCTGATCGACATTCACGAGCGCAAGGCGGCCGAAGAGTCCTTGCTCAAGTTCACCCGCAACCTCGAACAGCGTGTCGCCGATGAGGTCGAGGCGCGCCTCAGTGCCGAAGAGCAATTGCGCCAGTCGCAGAAACTCGAAGCCATCGGCGGCCTCACGGGTGGTGTGGCCCATGACTTCAACAACCTGCTACAAGTGATCGCTGGCAACCTGCACCTGCTGGCACGGCACGAGCCCAACAACGCCAACGTCCAGCGTCGGGTCAACGCCTCGCTGGCGGCGGTGGAGCGTGGCGCCAAGCTGTCCTCGCAACTGCTCGCGTTTGCCCGTCGCCAGCCGCTGTCGCCGGCCGTGTGCAATCCCCGGCAGATCTTCGAAGGCGTCGGTGAGTTGCTGCAACGGGCGCTGGGCGAAACCATTCAGATCGACGTGCAATTGCCGCAGGAACCGTGGCACATCAACGTCGACCGTAATCAACTGGAAAACGCCATTCTCAATCTGGCGATCAATGCGCGGGATGCCATGAAGGGCGAGGGCACCATTGTGCTCGGCGCTTCCAACCTCTCACTGGATCGGGCGTTCTGTTCGGGCAAGGGCATCGTGCCGGGGGACTTTGTCCGGGTCTCGGTCAGTGACAGTGGCGTCGGCATTGCCCCGCACATGCTCGAGCAGGTGTTCGAACCGTTCTTCACCACCAAGGCCGACGGCCAGGGCACCGGCCTCGGTTTGAGCATGGTGTTCGGCTTCGTCAAACAGAGCGGCGGGCATGTCGAGATCGACAGCCAGGTGGGTGAGGGCACTCGGGTGCAGTTGTACTTCCCGCGCAGCCTGCGAGCGGTGGGGCAGGCGGCGCCCAGCGTGGAGAAACCCCTCACGGGCGGCCACGAGACGATCCTGGTGGTCGAGGACAACGAAGCGGTGCGCACTTCGGCGGTCGAGCTGTTGCGCGAAGAAGGCTACCGCGTGCTGATCGCCGGCAATGGCGACGCGGCCATGCAGATGTTGATGGAAGGCGCCCGGGTTGACCTGATCTTCACTGACGTGGTCATGCCCGGCCTGATCAAGAGCTCCGATCTGGCGGCGTGGGCCAAGGTGCAAATACCGCCGGTGGCGGTGCTGTTCACCTCCGGCCACACCCGCGACATCATCTCGCGCAACCACCAGCTCAGCCCCGACACTCATTTGCTCGGCAAGCCTTACGGCCCCGAAGCATTGCTGCAGATGATCCGCTCCGTGCTCAGTGCCTGA
- a CDS encoding GntR family transcriptional regulator translates to MTEKKTETTVDRVYQGVYEAISKRSLRPGMKLGEASLAELFNVSRTSVRAALKQLEADGLVTTEPNKGASVSLPSDEEIRSLFETRRLIEIGIVTELCRRKDSAAMQDLRDHLLLEDEAHAAGDHERLIHLLGEFHIKLARSLNNPVLLDWFQKLISRASLYAAALDDDSHEACRDDEHLRLIEYIEAGNQSAAIELTCIHLDGIQKAILDVAAKLKTGYHPLKHLIEV, encoded by the coding sequence ATGACCGAGAAGAAAACGGAAACCACGGTCGACCGCGTCTACCAAGGGGTTTACGAGGCGATCAGCAAGCGTTCGCTGCGTCCGGGCATGAAACTGGGCGAGGCGTCGCTGGCGGAATTGTTCAATGTCAGCCGCACGTCGGTTCGTGCTGCGCTCAAACAACTGGAGGCCGATGGTCTGGTTACCACCGAGCCCAATAAAGGTGCGTCGGTGTCGCTGCCCAGCGATGAAGAGATCCGTTCGTTGTTCGAAACCCGGCGCCTGATCGAGATCGGTATCGTCACCGAACTGTGCCGGCGCAAGGACTCCGCCGCGATGCAGGACCTGCGCGATCACCTGCTGCTGGAAGACGAAGCCCACGCGGCCGGTGATCATGAACGGCTGATCCATTTGCTCGGCGAGTTCCACATCAAGCTGGCCCGCAGCCTGAACAACCCGGTGTTGCTCGACTGGTTCCAGAAGCTGATTTCCCGCGCCTCGCTGTACGCCGCCGCGCTGGACGACGACAGCCACGAAGCCTGCCGCGACGATGAGCACCTGCGCCTGATCGAGTACATCGAGGCCGGCAATCAGAGCGCGGCAATCGAGCTGACCTGCATACACCTGGACGGCATCCAGAAGGCGATTCTCGACGTCGCTGCGAAGCTCAAGACCGGCTACCATCCGCTCAAACACCTGATCGAAGTCTGA
- a CDS encoding amidohydrolase family protein has product MSHPRWLRNIRPYGAPAEDLLIENGKFTQRRPASSTPLAATDIDGQNQLLTAPLVESHVHLDKTLYGQPWRPNSAGPTLKDYISNERRVLREVKAPIAERAGALLENCIARGSLTMRCHVDIDPEFGLRHVEAMQQLRETYNDLIDLQLVVFPQTGLISRPGTAELMREAMALGVENVGGLDPCGIDNDPIAQLDFVFKLASECQRGVDIHLHDKGELGLWQIARIADYTERFSLQNRVMISHAYCLGMLPWSQVKPVAERLATLGISLMSSAPADCAVPPFLALRETGVNVCLGSDGIRDAWSPMGNGDMLERAMLLAFRFDLGKDDELAAAFEAATVNGARALGIEDYGFAIGKPADFLLMPVETLGEAVVARPVRQVYRGGELIASGGRLLGSRL; this is encoded by the coding sequence ATGTCCCACCCCCGCTGGCTCAGAAACATCCGCCCCTACGGCGCCCCCGCCGAAGACCTGCTGATCGAAAACGGCAAGTTCACCCAACGCCGCCCGGCCTCCAGCACCCCACTGGCCGCCACCGACATCGACGGCCAGAACCAGTTGCTCACCGCCCCGCTGGTGGAAAGTCACGTCCACCTCGACAAGACCCTGTACGGCCAGCCCTGGCGCCCGAACAGCGCCGGCCCGACACTCAAGGATTACATCAGCAACGAGCGCCGCGTCCTGCGTGAGGTCAAGGCGCCCATCGCCGAACGCGCCGGCGCCCTGCTGGAAAACTGCATCGCCCGGGGTTCGCTGACGATGCGTTGCCACGTCGACATCGACCCGGAATTCGGCCTGCGTCACGTCGAGGCCATGCAACAACTGCGCGAAACCTACAACGACCTGATCGACCTGCAATTGGTGGTGTTCCCGCAAACCGGCCTGATCAGCCGCCCCGGCACTGCCGAGCTGATGCGTGAAGCCATGGCCCTGGGCGTGGAAAACGTCGGCGGACTCGACCCATGCGGCATCGACAACGACCCGATCGCGCAGCTGGATTTCGTGTTCAAACTGGCCAGCGAATGCCAGCGTGGCGTCGACATTCACCTGCACGACAAAGGAGAACTGGGCCTGTGGCAGATCGCCCGGATCGCCGACTACACCGAGCGTTTCAGCCTGCAAAACCGGGTAATGATCAGCCACGCCTATTGCCTCGGCATGTTGCCTTGGAGTCAGGTCAAACCGGTCGCCGAACGCCTCGCCACGCTGGGTATTTCGCTGATGAGCTCGGCGCCGGCCGACTGCGCCGTTCCGCCGTTTCTGGCGCTGCGTGAGACCGGCGTCAACGTGTGCCTCGGTTCCGACGGCATCCGTGACGCGTGGTCGCCGATGGGCAACGGCGACATGCTGGAACGGGCGATGCTGCTGGCGTTCCGTTTCGACCTGGGCAAGGACGATGAACTGGCCGCGGCGTTCGAAGCGGCAACAGTCAACGGAGCGCGCGCATTGGGGATCGAGGATTACGGCTTCGCCATCGGCAAGCCTGCGGACTTTCTGCTGATGCCGGTCGAAACCCTCGGTGAAGCGGTGGTCGCGCGGCCGGTGCGTCAGGTCTATCGCGGCGGCGAACTGATCGCCAGCGGCGGTCGTTTGCTGGGCAGCCGTCTGTGA
- a CDS encoding ABC transporter permease yields the protein MISLHLKKLPATREISLLILAYLYVPILVLIAYSFNANRSATVWTEFSFAWYGRILANPSIQTAALNSIIVATIATVCATAIALLAALATYRPFYGQKMVEGGINLPLILPEIVTAVATLLLFMALGIKLGLMTVIVAHIGFCIPFAYLPIRARLNDLDKSLLEAANDLYANPWQVFRRVTLPLLWPAVLSGSVLAFVVSLDDFIMTFFVAGPGSTTLPVYIFSAIKAGVTPEINAISTLMLVISIVLVVLAFWLGQRGKQQ from the coding sequence ATGATCTCTCTGCACCTGAAAAAACTCCCGGCGACCCGGGAAATCAGCCTGCTGATCCTCGCCTACCTGTACGTGCCGATCCTGGTGTTGATCGCCTACAGCTTCAACGCCAACCGCTCGGCGACGGTGTGGACGGAGTTTTCGTTCGCCTGGTACGGGCGAATCCTGGCCAACCCGTCGATTCAGACCGCCGCGCTGAATTCGATCATCGTCGCGACCATCGCCACGGTCTGCGCTACGGCGATTGCGCTGCTCGCCGCGCTGGCGACCTACCGGCCGTTCTACGGGCAGAAAATGGTCGAAGGCGGGATCAACCTGCCGCTGATCCTGCCGGAGATCGTCACCGCCGTGGCTACCCTGCTGCTGTTCATGGCGCTGGGGATCAAGCTTGGGCTGATGACGGTGATCGTCGCGCACATCGGCTTCTGCATTCCGTTTGCCTACCTGCCGATCCGCGCACGGCTCAACGATCTGGACAAAAGTCTGCTGGAGGCGGCCAACGATTTGTACGCCAACCCGTGGCAGGTGTTCCGCCGCGTGACCTTGCCGCTGCTGTGGCCGGCGGTGTTGTCCGGTTCGGTGCTGGCGTTCGTGGTCAGCCTCGACGACTTCATCATGACCTTCTTCGTCGCAGGGCCCGGTTCGACCACGTTGCCGGTGTACATCTTCTCGGCGATCAAGGCCGGCGTAACGCCCGAGATCAACGCGATCTCGACCCTGATGCTGGTGATTTCCATCGTGCTCGTGGTGCTGGCCTTCTGGCTCGGCCAACGCGGCAAACAACAATAA
- a CDS encoding excinuclease ABC subunit UvrA: MTSKRSSNSAAGMVRVRGAREHNLKNVDVDIPRDALVVFTGVSGSGKSSLAFSTLYAEAQRRYFESVAPYARRLIDQVGVPDVDSIEGLPPAVALQQQRGTPSTRSSVGSVTTLSSLIRMLYSRAGSYPPGQPMLYAEDFSPNTPQGACPQCHGLGRVYEVTEALMVPDPDLTIRQRAVASWPLAWQGQNLRDILVTMGIDVDIPWRKLPKKQRDWILFTEETPTVPVYAGLTPEETRVALKRNMEPSYQGTFTGARRYILHTFTHSQSALMKKRVSQFMIGSLCPLCDGKRLKREALSVTFAGHDIGELSRMPLLQVAEVLKPVADASWLEHPDETGETLTHRQTREARQQRVAHGASGHANAPDVRHTPNLSLEKRLAAQRIAEDLLDRVSTLTDLGLGYLALERSTPTLSSGELQRLRLATQLGSQLFGVIYVLDEPSAGLHPADGEALFEALQRLKADGNSVFVVEHDLDTMRRADWLIDVGPAAGEKGGQILYSGPPPGLAAIEHSQTRAYLFAEQQRPTRAARKPSGWLKLDGVTRNNLDNLSAEFPLGCFTSVTGVSGSGKSSLVSQALLELVGAQLGRSVSDAEPEELNLEDDTPLASTGQVSAGLESIKRLVQVDQKPIGRTPRSNLATYTGLFDNVRKLFAATSEAKTAGYDAGQFSFNVAKGRCPTCEGEGFVSVELLFMPSVYAPCPTCHGARYNPETLAILWQGLSIAQVLQLTVDEAVAVFAEQPGIRRSLEVLRDIGLGYLRLGQPATELSGGEAQRIKLATELQRNQRGATLYVLDEPTTGLHPRDVDRLLAQLDTLVTAGHTVIVVEHEMRVVAQSDWVIDMGPGAGDQGGRIVVAGTPQKVAASKKSRTAPFLARALSR; encoded by the coding sequence ATGACCTCCAAGCGCAGCTCAAATTCCGCCGCTGGCATGGTTCGTGTGCGTGGCGCCCGCGAACACAACCTGAAGAACGTTGATGTCGATATCCCCCGTGATGCGCTGGTGGTGTTCACCGGCGTGTCGGGTTCGGGAAAGTCGTCGCTGGCGTTTTCAACGCTGTATGCCGAAGCCCAGCGGCGCTACTTCGAATCGGTGGCGCCCTATGCGCGGCGGCTGATCGATCAGGTTGGCGTACCGGATGTCGATTCCATCGAAGGCTTGCCGCCGGCCGTGGCCCTGCAGCAACAGCGCGGCACGCCGAGCACGCGCTCATCGGTGGGCAGCGTGACGACGCTGTCGAGTCTGATCCGCATGCTGTACTCGCGCGCCGGCAGTTACCCGCCGGGTCAACCGATGCTGTATGCCGAGGATTTTTCACCGAACACGCCGCAAGGCGCCTGCCCGCAATGCCATGGACTGGGCCGGGTTTACGAGGTTACCGAAGCGTTGATGGTGCCCGATCCGGACCTGACCATCCGCCAGCGCGCCGTGGCGTCCTGGCCGCTGGCCTGGCAGGGGCAGAACCTGCGCGACATTCTGGTGACCATGGGCATCGACGTCGATATCCCGTGGCGCAAGCTGCCGAAAAAACAGCGTGACTGGATCCTCTTCACCGAAGAAACGCCGACCGTTCCGGTGTACGCCGGGCTGACGCCGGAAGAAACCCGCGTCGCCCTCAAGCGCAACATGGAGCCGAGTTATCAAGGCACGTTCACTGGCGCCCGACGCTATATCCTGCACACCTTCACCCATTCGCAAAGTGCGCTGATGAAGAAGCGCGTGTCGCAATTCATGATCGGCAGCCTGTGCCCGCTGTGCGATGGCAAGCGGCTCAAGCGCGAGGCGCTGTCGGTGACGTTTGCCGGGCATGACATCGGCGAATTGTCGCGGATGCCGCTGCTGCAAGTCGCCGAGGTCTTGAAACCGGTGGCGGACGCGAGCTGGCTGGAACACCCCGATGAAACCGGTGAAACCCTGACCCACCGCCAGACCCGCGAAGCCCGACAGCAGCGCGTGGCCCACGGCGCCAGCGGCCACGCCAACGCGCCGGACGTTCGCCATACGCCGAACCTGTCGCTGGAAAAACGCCTGGCCGCGCAGCGCATTGCCGAGGACTTGCTGGACCGGGTCAGCACCCTGACCGATCTCGGCCTCGGTTATCTGGCACTGGAGCGCAGTACGCCGACCCTGTCGTCCGGCGAGTTGCAACGCCTGCGGCTGGCTACCCAACTGGGCTCGCAATTGTTCGGCGTGATCTACGTGCTCGACGAACCCTCTGCCGGCCTGCACCCGGCTGACGGCGAGGCACTGTTCGAGGCCTTGCAGCGCCTCAAGGCTGACGGCAACAGCGTGTTTGTGGTCGAACACGATCTGGACACCATGCGCCGGGCCGACTGGCTGATCGACGTCGGCCCGGCAGCAGGCGAAAAGGGCGGGCAGATTCTCTACAGCGGCCCGCCGCCGGGGCTGGCGGCGATCGAGCACTCGCAGACCCGTGCCTATTTGTTCGCCGAACAGCAACGGCCGACCCGCGCCGCACGTAAACCGTCGGGCTGGCTGAAGCTCGACGGCGTCACCCGCAACAATCTCGATAACCTCAGCGCCGAATTTCCCCTGGGCTGTTTCACCTCGGTCACCGGGGTTTCCGGTTCGGGCAAATCGAGCCTTGTCAGTCAGGCACTCCTGGAACTGGTCGGCGCGCAGCTCGGGCGCAGCGTCAGTGATGCCGAGCCGGAAGAACTCAATCTGGAGGATGACACTCCGCTCGCCAGCACCGGCCAGGTCAGTGCCGGGCTGGAATCGATCAAGCGTCTGGTGCAGGTCGATCAGAAACCCATCGGCCGCACCCCGCGTTCGAATCTGGCGACTTACACAGGGCTGTTCGATAACGTGCGCAAATTGTTCGCCGCAACCTCCGAGGCGAAAACGGCGGGTTACGACGCCGGGCAGTTTTCCTTCAACGTCGCCAAGGGTCGCTGCCCGACTTGCGAGGGCGAGGGATTTGTCAGTGTCGAGTTGCTGTTCATGCCCAGCGTTTATGCGCCGTGCCCGACCTGCCATGGCGCGCGTTACAACCCCGAGACCCTGGCCATCCTCTGGCAGGGCTTGAGCATCGCGCAGGTGCTGCAACTGACGGTGGACGAAGCGGTGGCGGTGTTTGCCGAGCAACCGGGGATCCGCCGTTCGCTGGAGGTGCTGCGCGACATCGGTCTCGGTTACCTGCGTCTCGGGCAACCGGCAACCGAATTGTCCGGCGGCGAAGCCCAGCGGATCAAACTGGCCACCGAACTGCAACGCAATCAGCGCGGCGCGACGTTGTATGTGCTGGATGAACCGACCACCGGCCTTCACCCGCGCGACGTCGACCGCTTGCTGGCGCAACTGGATACGCTGGTGACGGCCGGGCACACGGTGATCGTGGTCGAGCATGAAATGCGCGTGGTGGCGCAGAGCGACTGGGTGATCGACATGGGTCCGGGCGCGGGGGATCAGGGCGGCAGGATCGTCGTGGCCGGTACGCCGCAGAAGGTGGCGGCGAGCAAGAAGAGCCGGACTGCGCCGTTTCTAGCCCGGGCCCTCAGCCGCTGA
- a CDS encoding ABC transporter permease gives MSVSSTSPSLNRALLLSPVVLTLLALIAIPLGIMGYISLLPRNTYGGVDWQAQWQLQSYVQLFFQEGFDGELELNWVYAQALLRSVFQAGGTTVLCFLFGFPVALWMSSLTPRRRNLMVLLITIPFWTNLLIRNYAWLIILREQGWVAQSLNALFPSAGGITLLYNDFAVSVGLVYSFLPFMILPIYSTLEKLDWRLVEAAYDLGANRWHALRRIILPLSMPGVIAGALLVFVPSLGAFITPAILGGGKTLMIGNLIQQQFGTARNWPLGSSLSFLLLGILLLSLVLYALYSRSAAKTLNRGAKA, from the coding sequence ATGAGCGTCAGCAGCACTTCCCCCTCCCTCAACCGCGCGCTGCTGCTCAGCCCGGTGGTGTTGACCCTGCTCGCCCTGATCGCCATTCCGCTGGGGATCATGGGCTACATCAGCCTGCTGCCGCGCAACACCTACGGCGGCGTCGACTGGCAGGCGCAATGGCAACTGCAGAGTTATGTGCAGCTGTTTTTCCAGGAAGGTTTCGACGGTGAACTGGAACTGAACTGGGTTTACGCCCAGGCGTTGTTGCGCTCGGTGTTCCAGGCCGGTGGCACCACGGTGTTGTGCTTCCTGTTCGGGTTTCCGGTGGCGCTGTGGATGTCGAGCCTGACTCCACGCCGACGCAATCTGATGGTATTGCTCATCACCATTCCGTTCTGGACCAACCTGCTGATCCGCAACTACGCGTGGCTGATCATCCTGCGCGAACAGGGCTGGGTCGCCCAGAGCCTCAACGCACTGTTCCCGAGCGCCGGCGGCATCACCCTGCTCTACAACGACTTCGCGGTCAGTGTGGGCCTGGTCTACAGCTTCCTGCCGTTCATGATTCTGCCGATCTACTCGACCCTGGAAAAACTCGACTGGCGTCTGGTGGAAGCCGCCTATGACCTGGGCGCCAACCGCTGGCATGCGCTGCGGCGGATCATCCTGCCGCTGTCGATGCCCGGCGTGATTGCCGGTGCGTTGCTGGTGTTCGTGCCGAGCCTCGGCGCCTTCATCACCCCGGCGATTCTCGGCGGCGGCAAGACCCTGATGATCGGCAACCTGATCCAGCAGCAATTCGGCACCGCGCGCAACTGGCCGCTGGGCAGTTCGCTGTCGTTCCTGTTGCTGGGGATTCTGCTGTTGTCGCTGGTGCTCTACGCCCTCTACAGCCGCAGCGCGGCGAAAACCCTGAACCGGGGAGCGAAAGCATGA